The Syngnathus typhle isolate RoL2023-S1 ecotype Sweden linkage group LG14, RoL_Styp_1.0, whole genome shotgun sequence genome segment GAAAACTTGGAGTCTTTGCATCAAGGCCCCGATGGACAGAGAGGGGCCAGGGGGCCCGACAGTCCCAAGAAGGACCTTTTTGACATGAGTGAGTTCTAACAGCAAATTAGGGTGATACAGACTGGATGAAAAGTTATTTCTCACACTCCCCTGCAGGACCTTTTGAGGATGCCCTAAAACTGCACGAGGCCGGCGGTGCTGCTGGGGTGGAAGGTGTGCAGCTAGTGGAGGATCAGTGGCCCAGCCCTCCGCGGCGCAGGGCCCCCGTGGCCCCGAATGAGGAGCAGCTTCGGCGGGAAACCTGGTACCACAGCCGAATGAGCCGACGGGATGCCGAGAAGCTGCTGGTCCGAGACGGAGACTTCCTTGTGCGGGAAAGCACCACCAACCAAGGCCAATACGTGCTAACGGGCATGCACTGCGGCCTGCCTAAACATCTGCTACTTGTGGACCCCGAGGGAGTGGTGAGTGGAAATGAGCTGGGAAAGATGCTAACTCATTAGCGGTGAGCTGCAATGCATCTCTTGTTGGTCACATCAAGGTGAGGACAAAAGACATGTTATTTGAGAGCATCAGCCACCTCATCGCGTACCACCTGAAGAACGAGCTGCCTATCGTAGCGGCCGAGAGCGAGCTCCACCTCAAGCAGGTGGTCAAAAGGAAACAATGAGACATCTGCCCACCTCGCCGCATTGGGATGGTAAGCATGGAACAAAAGGAGCAAGTCAGAAAATAATTTGCTGGTTTCACTTTTTAACTCATTCcatgccattgacggctatacaCGTCAAAGTTTCACTTTGAACCGGGCAGTGAATgaccacaatattaggtacatcaAAGTAATCACTTctttctgtttctttttctgttgCAGTGCAAACGAAATAAGGGTCTGTTTATCCCAAGTGGACACTTGTGTGGACATCATTGTCTTTTTTGGGATATTCatatcatcatcatctggtCATGCCCAAAGGTCCCACTCAGCATGCTGCTATGAAGCTAAACAAAGGAGCTCCAGGATTTCCATGTCTCTTGTATAGTCACACTGGCCCTGCTCTGCAATGACTTAGTAGTTAAgttgcacacatggacacaaacTTAACTGgtggcagaggaaaaaaaactgtcaacCTAAAACAAACCTGCAATGATGGACAGTCACAATATCCAATATAGTTCCATGAATCATGCTTTGTTTGGTGCATAATCATCAGCCACTTTAATAGGTATAGTAGTCAATCTTCCATAAATGACTGTAAAGTATTGGAATTTAGTCTTTACTGAGCATTATAATCCTTGCGAAGGCAGGTCGATAGGAAGTTAggttggtgtacctaatgaaatgacAGGTGAGTGTATTAAGAACTCGACTCCTGTCCAACTTCAGTGCCTTAATAAGTATGCAGTGTggggccgactcttttctccTGCAATGCCAATGAGTGACTATAAAAACATCAGGATGATTCTGCTTGTGTATTTAGAAATGGGAATGAAAGCTGCTCATTTTAGGGGTCAATATATAATCATCTTAAGTGCCCTCAGTTGCTAACTCCCTTTAGGGTCAAGTCAGACAAATATgacttgttttctttgtttcagGTTCAGgaaaacatgtttttgtcacaactctccttttcctttctttctcagGAATTTCTTGTCTATGCTTCATTTAAAACATGCTTCACAATAAAAGTATTGGAAAACCGTGGCGCAATACAATGAAGTGAACAGCAAGACCAGTGGATGGCTTTTTACGTATTTATTTTGGATCAAAACAGGGAaaatatattgtaaaaaaaaagtaggtcAATCGCACAATATcttctaaaaataaacacattggaTTTTTATAAAAGGCATACCACACTTATGTCACTATATTGCTGGCATGGATGAACAACTGCACATTATTCgtagtaaataaataattctGGACAGTTTGGGGGAATTCCTGTCATAGGCCAAAACTTTGACAATTCAGTATTACCTGTTTACATGATCAAAATTGAATTAATGGTGGAATTAACGTTAAATTCCAGACATGGGTTCCTTGAAAGGCATCGTTGTACACTTGTGCTTGCTTGATATAATGAGCTATAAAGATGGATGACATGGATGTTAATGACCCTGTTGGCTCATTCTGAGGATTTGCAGGAGAAGACGTTGCACCTCTTCATCCATACGACCCTTTTGGAGACATTGTATTAATTGGGGtaaatttcattcttttttttcctcctgataTAAAAGTATTTTTCTAATTCTATAACAACTTTACAATCATATTAGTACTTTATATTCTTGTAGAACGTATCCCCGTAATGAAAGGATACACAATagagtatttttattattgatgTATTGTTGTTGTAATACCAAAGTGAACCACAGGAGGGCAGACATCGCTCACTAGCCCCTTCCTCCGCAGCTGCGAAGAAGAGTGCGTCACGGCTGCTAGGTCCCTCTCAAAAGTACGTGAAAGTGATTTTTATCAAAATGTAACCTCCGTAAACGTGGACGTATTCAACGCTTAATATTGTTTTAAACGTAATTTTGGCTTAAATGGACAAATCACGCGTATGGAGCAACTTTGCAAGCGGTCTTGTTCATACAGGTGAGTGAGCCCgcctttttattttggggattCGAATGACATGCTGAAAAACAATACTAAAATATTTGAGTGAGTTGATTTTTAGGAAAACATCCACAAAATAGATTCTTGCACTTAGTGTAATGTTTGTATTTGACTGACCTGCACGGCAGCCAGTAAATGAGAACGATACACAGCCACCACCTGTTTGTGCTTTCGTTCACAATCcttggaaaagaaaaattaaaaccaATAATTTTTCTAATAGTGCaaaattgtatatttttgtgGGATTTTATTTTACTGTACCTGGAGCTGTTGGTTGAGTATGGCGATTTTGTTCTGTAGTGCCATTTGCTGTCCCGGGTTCGCTTGATGCGTGTTAGAACTGGAAGACATGATGCCAAGAGGGGGCGACAGAGAGCCAAGTGCCTCTCTTAGCCGGAACACCTCCTTAGATAGCTCTGTTATCTGCACCAAACATAGATTCATTTCCAACTCTTGTCCATTGAATGTTATTCCTCACTCCAGTCCTGTAATGTCTCACCTTGCGGTCCCTCTCCTTGACAAAGCCTTGAGATTCCTGGATGTTATTTTGGAGTTCCTGGACATGACTGGACTTGGCTTGCAGTTCTTGAAGCTGCTGTTGCACAGCAACCAACTGAGTCTCTGCCGCCTGTCGCTCGCTCTTGTTAAAAAGAGCCTCCCGCTGCACTTGGAACACCTGCACAGGTATGAATAATGATAATCTACTATTTCTTTAGAAATATATCTTATGCTGTGAAAGCTTAGGAGTGAAAGTCAGCAGTATCGGTTTCAGTGCCGTACTTAATACTCCACCTTGACTACATCAGTATACATCGTACGGAGAGACGGATGAATAATGCAGAGGCAGGAAAGAGGTAAAGGTGGAACACGACTCTCTTTCTGGCCGACACAATAAAGACTAATTAGAAGACTAAGATTGCTTCGTGAGGCTTTACGTGAAACGGAGCATATACCTCAGTGCAGGTCTTCTCGTGTTTACGCGTGAGGTCGTTGAAGCGGGCCGCCATGGCGTTTATATCGGCCTGCATGGACACCCGCAGGGCCTCGTGGTCTTCCTTGGAGATAAGACCCTGCTGGGCGGCTTTTTCTGACTTGAGTTGTCTcagctctgtttctttgtcacTCAGAGCCTCTTGAGCTGCTGCGGCACTACTCTCGCTGGCCTGCAGGGAGCGCTGGAGCTCTGCCTAACAAGGGACGACAGACTTGTGTTGCTTGGGGTTATGAGAAGCAATCGAGACTTAATCTATTTTTAGATTGACTTCATTAGGACTTAGCCACAAACCTTGATTTTGTCATGCTCCTCTTTGGGAACAGCCTCATGCATGGCCTCTACTTTGGCTTCTAATATGGCCGCCTGTTCTTCGGTCTCTGCCCGCTGCGCCTTTTCCTGCTGAAGCTCCTGTAGGGTTTGGGCCAGCTGCTCCGACACGGCGGCCAGCGCTTCTTTGTGCTTGGCCAGAGGCACAACATCCTTCAGGTGCAGGGCGTCGTGGGCACGGCTCTCTCGCTCGGCACATAAGCAGTCAAGAGCTTGGGCGGCTTCCTGTCGGGCCACCTCCAGCTCTTCGCGAACGGCGGCCAGCGTACGTCTGGAGCGTTCTGATGGAAATATTAGTTCAGATTTAAACTAATTGAACCTcaagtcaaatataaaaaaaatgtattcagaTGACTTGATGTTATACCTGATGTGACTGAGAGCTCCGAGCCCTCCGAgtgctcttcttcttcatcttcgTCGTCGCCATTTATGGGAGGCCTCAGTCTCTCCAATTGCAGGAGGGCATCATTGAGCTTCCTCGCCACCTCCGCTCTTTCCCTGGCCAGCTGTTCACACTGGAGGCTTAGGGTGACCTGCACCTCCTCCAGGTCTGACCGTGGCACACACTTCTTCAGCTCATCCTCCAGCTCGCCCACACGTTCCTGAAGGCGCCGAACCTGATCTCCATTCAGTCCCAGGCCTCCTGACGTCCTCCCTCCCTGTATACCGCTCGCCTCCAGCTCAGCCACGTTTTCCTTTTGCTCTTCTGCGCCAGAGTCTGTCCAGTCCTTGTCGCCCGCAGACCTTTTCTGGACCAGAGCGACTTGAAGCTGCTCAACTCGCTCTTTCAGCTGTTTGATTCTGTCAGCGTCCTCAGAGGTCCGGGCGACCGCTTTGGCACGGCTCTGGCTAAGCTCCTCCTCCAACTCCCCTACTCTTACCCTCAGCTGCTGGGCCTCCGAGTCTGGAACCCAGCTAGCACCTGCTCCTCCTGTGTCCCCTTCGGCACACTCCACGGACAACACCCCAAGACGCATTTGCTCCTTTAGCTGCTCCAGCTCTGACTGAGAGGAAGCCAACAGGGCCTGCAGGCCTTGCAGCTTCTCCTTTAGAGCCTCTGGATTCTCTGAAAATCCAACCTGAGATGTTTCAACACCACTGCGGACCAAAACCAAGATCATACAATCAGTGGGGGATTACTGCAGTTCCACGCTTAGCTAATCTTACCATTCCTCCACCTCACCAGACTCCTCGTTGGCCGCTTGAGCCAATGAGAAGCGCTCTTGTAGGGCTTCAAACTCCTTCCTAATTGTCTCATACTGTGCGATGGGGACAAAGTCCGCACCGGGGCTTTCCATGTTGGTGTCGTCCTTCTCAAACATCTCCAGCATCTGCAAAGACACGATTGCTAGAAATGCTATGTGCCGATTTACTTTTTCACGCTACAAGAAGAATGCATAGCACACAtgtgaaaatgaaaattaaatttTCTAACAGCTCAGAATAAATATGACATCATAAAGTTCATCATGACATAAGAGACACCTTCACATGACATGGTCTTCTACGatcctgtgtatgtgtgtgtcacctGTCTACTAGTTGTTTTGTGTTTGCACCTGAACTTTGAGAACAAGCTCGacattctgtgatgtaagcTCTTCTATTTTTTGGTGTAGTTCTTCCGCAGTTCCACGCTGAGCGGGGGCAGGAGACGGGCTGGCCGATTCTGCATCGGAGGAGGTCTCGGCATGAGCAGGTGAGGCTCTGGAACGCTTGGAGAGCAACCTCTCTGGTGGGcgtgttcaaataaaaaaaaaaaaaagcagataatGACACTAATTCCTACTTTCCTATTAACTAGTGCTTtgacgccatcttgtggcatctgaaAGTAATGTAAAAAGAGTGCAATTAggaaaatacaaatgaaataCCTTGGAAGTCAAACATTTCCTCCATATCTTCAGAGTCACTCGTTCCGACGCCTTGGACTCCCTTCAGCTCCTCGATCAAT includes the following:
- the ankrd24 gene encoding ankyrin repeat domain-containing protein 24 — encoded protein: MKSLKAKFKKNESQDWSKSDERLLRAVEQNEADKVSALILKKGLCPTKLDAEGKSAFHHCVSRGHVDCLEVIIAHGADVNVTDGAGFGALHLAAKHGQTECLKRLLQERLEVDCTDAIGRTPLHHAAISGCVSCSEILWDFKADLDAQDGDGATALILAAQMSRAELCAFLLGRGANANIQDNQGRSALMLACESDSAETVAVLLRGGANTQLVDGLGNKAEDYSPDSHRIVHMLQNGAPPGTVLYSVMITQGLPPAPHARSPAPPVESPEPPAQSPSPQPPELHQVEDEEVFEEIRRLRLERGRLLQKIKALEQQQKSALSALEELSRLKQRLQEAEAERDKLIEELKGVQGVGTSDSEDMEEMFDFQERLLSKRSRASPAHAETSSDAESASPSPAPAQRGTAEELHQKIEELTSQNVELVLKVQMLEMFEKDDTNMESPGADFVPIAQYETIRKEFEALQERFSLAQAANEESGEVEECGVETSQVGFSENPEALKEKLQGLQALLASSQSELEQLKEQMRLGVLSVECAEGDTGGAGASWVPDSEAQQLRVRVGELEEELSQSRAKAVARTSEDADRIKQLKERVEQLQVALVQKRSAGDKDWTDSGAEEQKENVAELEASGIQGGRTSGGLGLNGDQVRRLQERVGELEDELKKCVPRSDLEEVQVTLSLQCEQLARERAEVARKLNDALLQLERLRPPINGDDEDEEEEHSEGSELSVTSERSRRTLAAVREELEVARQEAAQALDCLCAERESRAHDALHLKDVVPLAKHKEALAAVSEQLAQTLQELQQEKAQRAETEEQAAILEAKVEAMHEAVPKEEHDKIKAELQRSLQASESSAAAAQEALSDKETELRQLKSEKAAQQGLISKEDHEALRVSMQADINAMAARFNDLTRKHEKTCTEVFQVQREALFNKSERQAAETQLVAVQQQLQELQAKSSHVQELQNNIQESQGFVKERDRKITELSKEVFRLREALGSLSPPLGIMSSSSNTHQANPGQQMALQNKIAILNQQLQDCERKHKQVVAVYRSHLLAAVQGRMDEEVQRLLLQILRMSQQGH